A section of the Roseivirga sp. BDSF3-8 genome encodes:
- a CDS encoding M48 family metallopeptidase: MSLNTTAVRSANIKKLTTKARWSIGLFLIAYVLLSLAAFTLVAGCVAISIWAVSTYPSAFTICGAILLVIFSIAVLVFTLRFVFAKHYPQTGHLPEVTESDEPELFALLREVSDEAKTTMPHKVFLSPDIYAAIVFPVSFWHLFLPVKKSLVVGVGLINTCTVQELKSLLAHEFGHFSQANLKIGIYTHLIEQGAYKLLYDNADYYMGLEELGEDDRVNNLLSQATGFLARGIEWVLKKLHGYMAESCLALSRENELRADEISIHIAGSRPFINLNLRSRLAEYTLQKIIELYSVKAGEKVASSNIYTDLKIGLKVLSRFNGYPLVNGLPQPDPDEIRRISHQSLVILNPWDSHPDDLKRISQAEKLNIVSEINIEETAPSLFRNLEHYEEMFTYRYGVGIEPDTPEQVIWEEHEFADELAKLISDSGYYDERYNYYYDGYVPHRFDLNIPPATQLYPDFEQLFAKDKVEKRMKYTALTEDINTLTHISKRDIPVKYFFYDGEQYHHKNAGKLAAAIGEKAKHLETEITSNDQQVYRAFLHLEKEYNQEENLTIIYDKLFRLKEYYHDQKELEERLDRTVDMVQEAKTEKELQNAFIEVEKLQPRLKEHLTSLSMEETFTSFLSQAEKEAINYYLEKPMRYYGNGIIYNENLEIFVSVIVLLKNTYVKAFTITRRAIIDYQIELMNKVPPQKT; encoded by the coding sequence ATGAGTTTAAACACCACTGCTGTCCGGTCCGCCAATATCAAAAAACTAACCACAAAAGCCCGGTGGTCCATAGGTCTCTTTCTCATTGCGTATGTACTCCTTTCATTAGCAGCATTTACACTTGTAGCAGGTTGTGTGGCAATTTCTATCTGGGCTGTAAGCACATACCCCTCTGCATTCACCATCTGTGGGGCCATTCTATTAGTCATATTCAGTATCGCAGTGCTTGTATTTACACTCAGGTTCGTATTCGCAAAACATTATCCGCAAACAGGTCACCTGCCGGAGGTTACTGAAAGTGATGAACCTGAGCTATTTGCTTTATTAAGAGAAGTATCTGATGAGGCTAAAACCACCATGCCACATAAAGTATTTCTCTCTCCTGATATCTATGCCGCTATAGTCTTTCCTGTATCCTTCTGGCACTTGTTTTTGCCTGTAAAAAAAAGCCTTGTTGTAGGAGTCGGATTAATAAATACATGTACAGTTCAGGAGCTTAAATCCTTATTGGCTCATGAATTTGGTCATTTTTCACAGGCTAACCTCAAAATTGGGATATATACACATTTGATAGAACAGGGGGCATACAAGTTACTTTATGATAACGCCGATTACTATATGGGATTGGAAGAGCTCGGTGAAGATGACAGGGTAAATAATTTGCTTAGTCAGGCTACCGGGTTTCTGGCAAGAGGCATAGAGTGGGTGCTCAAAAAGCTTCACGGGTATATGGCTGAAAGTTGTCTCGCACTTTCCAGGGAAAATGAGCTGAGGGCAGATGAAATAAGTATTCATATTGCTGGTTCCCGGCCTTTTATCAATTTAAATTTAAGGTCCCGTTTAGCTGAATATACCCTCCAAAAGATCATTGAGCTTTACAGCGTAAAAGCTGGAGAAAAAGTAGCATCGAGCAATATCTATACAGACTTAAAGATAGGATTAAAAGTATTATCACGCTTCAACGGTTACCCCCTGGTAAATGGACTACCCCAGCCAGACCCGGATGAAATCAGGCGTATAAGCCACCAAAGCCTTGTGATTTTGAATCCATGGGATAGTCACCCGGATGACCTTAAGCGGATCAGTCAGGCTGAGAAACTCAACATAGTAAGCGAAATAAATATAGAAGAAACAGCCCCCTCCCTCTTTCGTAACCTGGAGCACTATGAGGAAATGTTTACCTACCGGTATGGAGTAGGCATAGAACCAGATACTCCGGAACAGGTAATATGGGAGGAGCATGAGTTTGCTGATGAACTGGCAAAATTGATTTCTGATAGTGGATACTACGATGAACGGTATAATTACTACTATGACGGATATGTGCCACATAGGTTTGACCTTAATATCCCCCCTGCAACACAGTTATATCCTGATTTTGAGCAATTATTTGCAAAGGACAAGGTGGAGAAAAGGATGAAATATACTGCTCTGACAGAGGATATAAACACCCTTACCCACATTAGTAAAAGAGACATCCCTGTAAAATACTTCTTTTATGATGGGGAGCAGTACCACCACAAAAATGCGGGTAAGCTTGCCGCTGCTATAGGTGAAAAGGCAAAGCATCTGGAAACAGAGATCACTAGTAATGATCAGCAGGTTTACCGGGCATTTCTACATTTAGAAAAAGAATATAACCAGGAAGAAAACCTCACGATCATATATGACAAACTGTTCAGGCTTAAGGAGTATTACCACGATCAAAAAGAACTTGAAGAGAGATTAGATAGAACAGTTGATATGGTGCAGGAAGCTAAAACCGAAAAGGAACTGCAAAATGCATTTATCGAAGTAGAAAAACTTCAACCCAGGTTAAAAGAGCATCTCACCAGCCTCTCTATGGAAGAAACATTTACCAGTTTCCTGTCACAAGCTGAAAAAGAGGCTATAAATTATTACCTGGAAAAGCCCATGAGGTATTATGGAAATGGCATCATCTATAACGAAAATTTAGAAATATTTGTCTCCGTGATAGTATTGCTTAAAAATACATATGTCAAAGCCTTCACCATAACCAGGAGAGCCATAATCGACTATCAGATAGAATTAATGAATAAAGTACCCCCTCAAAAAACTTGA
- a CDS encoding acyl-CoA desaturase, protein MVIIIFFLLHWYLSLFCQSFFLHRYAAHKMFTMTRNWERFFYMFTYACQGSSYLSPRAYAILHRMHHAYSDTEKDPHSPHHAKNLFDMMWKTKNIYNAYLHEKDKAEPRFLKNVPDWKKMDRVGGSYVSRILWGTLYVAIYFFSITVFELPYTHWAMYFLLPIHFLMGPIHGAIVNWSGHKYGYSNFDNKDKSRNSLILDILMLGELFQNNHHKLPSRPNFAVKWFEFDPTYPVVRILHVFRIIRLQKA, encoded by the coding sequence GTGGTAATCATCATCTTTTTCCTTTTGCACTGGTACCTGTCTCTGTTTTGTCAGAGCTTCTTTCTGCATAGGTACGCAGCTCACAAAATGTTTACGATGACACGTAACTGGGAGCGCTTTTTCTACATGTTCACCTATGCCTGCCAGGGCAGCAGCTACCTGAGCCCCAGGGCTTATGCTATCCTGCACCGGATGCATCATGCCTACAGCGATACTGAAAAAGACCCACATAGTCCTCACCATGCCAAGAACCTCTTTGACATGATGTGGAAGACTAAAAACATTTACAATGCTTACCTTCATGAGAAGGACAAGGCTGAGCCTCGCTTCCTTAAGAATGTTCCTGACTGGAAGAAGATGGACCGCGTGGGCGGGTCTTATGTAAGCCGTATCCTGTGGGGTACCTTATATGTAGCTATCTACTTCTTCAGCATTACGGTCTTTGAACTACCTTACACACACTGGGCCATGTACTTCTTATTGCCTATCCACTTCCTGATGGGCCCTATTCATGGTGCTATTGTAAACTGGAGCGGGCATAAATACGGGTACTCTAACTTTGATAATAAGGATAAGAGCCGTAATAGCCTGATACTGGATATACTGATGCTAGGTGAACTGTTCCAGAACAACCACCATAAGCTTCCCAGTCGTCCTAATTTTGCTGTGAAATGGTTCGAATTTGACCCTACTTATCCTGTCGTTCGTATTCTTCACGTATTCCGGATAATACGGCTTCAGAAGGCATAA
- a CDS encoding HAD family hydrolase: MDKIGVIFDMDGVIVDNHLYHRKSWRTFAEKHGKTISDQEYNEKMNGRTVAEVVKVVFGEAVPAEKVKQYSDEKEALYRELYGPHLEPVPGIVAFLKLLREKGIPTAVATSAPTDNVVFTLDGLDLRQYFDSILDDRAVTKGKPHPQIYEKSVAALGLSPEQCVVFEDALAGMEAARGAGTAVIALATTHPADELSHADEVISDFKGIGVDFVKKVIENNSNRTGSSR; the protein is encoded by the coding sequence ATGGATAAGATCGGTGTGATATTTGACATGGATGGTGTAATTGTGGACAACCACCTTTATCACCGTAAGAGTTGGCGAACTTTTGCAGAAAAGCACGGAAAGACAATATCTGACCAGGAGTACAATGAGAAGATGAATGGCCGGACGGTAGCTGAGGTGGTTAAGGTGGTGTTTGGCGAAGCTGTGCCTGCTGAAAAGGTCAAGCAATACTCTGATGAAAAAGAAGCGCTGTACCGTGAACTTTACGGCCCTCACCTGGAGCCGGTGCCTGGTATCGTGGCATTTCTGAAGCTACTGAGGGAGAAGGGCATACCTACGGCCGTGGCTACTTCAGCCCCTACGGATAATGTGGTGTTTACTCTCGATGGACTGGATCTGCGCCAGTACTTTGACAGCATTTTGGATGACAGGGCTGTAACTAAGGGCAAACCTCACCCTCAGATCTATGAAAAGTCTGTGGCAGCTCTGGGGCTTTCTCCTGAGCAGTGTGTGGTATTTGAAGATGCACTAGCGGGAATGGAGGCAGCAAGGGGTGCAGGGACTGCGGTAATTGCTTTGGCTACTACTCATCCGGCTGATGAACTAAGCCATGCGGATGAGGTAATCAGTGATTTTAAGGGAATAGGGGTAGATTTTGTAAAAAAAGTAATCGAAAACAACTCAAACAGAACCGGTAGCAGCCGCTGA
- a CDS encoding NAD-dependent succinate-semialdehyde dehydrogenase — protein sequence MAETIEIESIQTINPATGEEIKAYPKMTNEQMDDAIRRCHEAYLEWRLKSPEERAKIIGAIGEKLQERKEDLKELMTREMGKLLKQGEQELELCSAICKWTAENGPDNLKSEERELPNGGKGIITHSPIGVIYGIQPWNFPCYQVIRYAVANLMAGNGVLLKHAESVTGSGLLLEQLFSEAGVPKHLFTVLIIDHDQSDKVIDHELVRGVTLTGSPDAGRIIAQKAGEKLKKTVLELGSNDAYLVLEDADVDRAVKYCVQGRIYNNGETCVAAKRFVVTDKVYDKFRDAFVKQMKAVTYGDPTGDDAQIGPMARKDLREKLHEQVEESVKNGAKILCGGEVPDGRGYYYPATVLEDVKPGQPAYEDELFGPVASLIRAKDDEDAMRIANDSRFGLGGGIFSENKEKAVELATQYFDTGMVFINGFGLAQPNMPFGGVKNSGYGREHGGFGLKEFVNEKAVMVMN from the coding sequence ATGGCTGAAACGATAGAAATAGAGTCTATACAAACGATAAATCCGGCTACGGGCGAAGAGATCAAAGCTTACCCTAAAATGACGAATGAGCAGATGGATGATGCTATCCGTCGCTGTCATGAGGCTTACCTGGAGTGGCGCCTGAAATCTCCGGAAGAAAGAGCAAAGATAATAGGCGCTATAGGCGAAAAGCTGCAGGAGCGTAAGGAGGATTTGAAGGAACTGATGACCCGGGAGATGGGCAAGCTGCTTAAACAGGGTGAACAGGAACTCGAGCTTTGTTCGGCAATATGTAAATGGACGGCTGAAAATGGCCCTGACAATCTGAAAAGTGAGGAAAGGGAACTACCCAATGGTGGCAAAGGCATCATTACCCACTCGCCTATCGGGGTGATCTATGGGATTCAACCATGGAACTTCCCCTGCTATCAGGTGATTCGCTACGCTGTCGCTAATCTTATGGCAGGTAATGGCGTACTGCTAAAGCATGCAGAATCGGTTACGGGATCAGGCTTACTGCTGGAGCAACTATTTAGCGAAGCGGGGGTCCCCAAGCACTTATTCACTGTCTTAATTATAGACCATGACCAATCGGACAAGGTGATAGATCATGAGCTGGTACGTGGGGTAACGCTGACGGGCAGCCCGGATGCTGGCAGGATCATCGCTCAGAAAGCGGGTGAAAAGCTTAAAAAGACGGTGTTGGAATTAGGGTCTAATGATGCTTACCTGGTATTGGAGGATGCGGATGTGGACCGTGCGGTGAAATACTGCGTGCAGGGCCGTATCTATAATAACGGGGAGACGTGTGTGGCGGCTAAGCGATTTGTGGTGACGGATAAGGTTTATGACAAATTCCGCGATGCCTTTGTGAAACAAATGAAGGCTGTTACGTACGGAGACCCCACGGGAGATGATGCGCAAATAGGCCCTATGGCAAGGAAAGACCTCAGGGAAAAGCTGCATGAGCAGGTGGAAGAAAGTGTAAAGAACGGGGCCAAAATACTGTGCGGTGGTGAAGTACCGGACGGCCGGGGTTACTACTATCCGGCGACTGTGCTTGAGGATGTGAAACCTGGCCAACCGGCTTATGAAGATGAGCTTTTCGGACCGGTAGCTTCTCTGATCCGTGCCAAGGATGATGAGGATGCTATGCGCATAGCTAATGATAGCCGCTTCGGACTGGGGGGAGGAATCTTCTCAGAAAATAAGGAAAAGGCTGTTGAGCTGGCCACCCAGTATTTTGATACGGGTATGGTATTTATCAACGGCTTTGGCCTGGCACAACCGAACATGCCCTTCGGCGGAGTGAAAAACTCTGGCTACGGCCGTGAGCATGGCGGTTTCGGGCTTAAGGAATTTGTGAATGAGAAGGCGGTGATGGTGATGAACTAA
- a CDS encoding helix-turn-helix domain-containing protein → MKQPELGRRIADLRKSQGLTQEELVEKCNVSVRTIQRIESGEVTPRSYTIKTILGAMNAGLEDFNDQEPQEETPVGWRKVFLTGVNPDRAKSFLGRQLHYAWVFGVIYFVFGFVESTADFFRMTHGTLFLGEYGYITIKLLVLGTYVVFMRGFFVAGKLYNNTLLRVGALMFIFLNIFLLGYDAISIVYDPLGYDFFMAGASVALGTVGFVFAFGVLKLSRPLGPVAYLSGGFELLVAFCFITVFLSIPGLFLLVPAEIAGIILLFKASEKVTPTKADPAFVGEHAAS, encoded by the coding sequence ATGAAACAGCCTGAATTAGGAAGAAGAATAGCCGACCTGCGAAAGTCTCAGGGACTTACCCAGGAGGAATTAGTAGAGAAATGCAATGTCAGTGTCAGGACCATTCAGCGCATCGAGTCCGGTGAAGTTACCCCCCGGAGTTATACAATAAAAACAATACTCGGCGCGATGAACGCCGGCCTCGAAGACTTTAATGATCAAGAGCCCCAAGAAGAGACCCCCGTAGGGTGGCGAAAGGTATTCCTGACAGGAGTAAACCCCGACAGAGCCAAAAGCTTCCTCGGAAGGCAGTTGCACTACGCATGGGTTTTTGGAGTCATTTATTTTGTGTTCGGGTTCGTAGAAAGTACCGCCGATTTTTTCAGGATGACCCACGGCACCCTGTTTCTGGGTGAGTATGGCTACATAACCATCAAACTACTGGTATTAGGCACCTATGTCGTATTTATGCGCGGCTTTTTTGTGGCAGGCAAGCTGTATAATAATACCCTGCTGCGAGTCGGCGCCCTCATGTTCATCTTTCTGAATATATTTTTGCTCGGCTACGATGCCATATCTATCGTATACGACCCCCTCGGGTATGACTTCTTTATGGCCGGCGCCTCTGTAGCCCTTGGTACCGTAGGCTTCGTTTTCGCCTTTGGTGTGCTTAAGCTAAGCAGGCCCCTTGGACCCGTAGCCTACCTCTCCGGAGGGTTCGAATTACTGGTAGCCTTTTGTTTTATTACCGTATTTCTTTCTATTCCCGGCCTTTTCCTTTTAGTGCCAGCCGAGATAGCCGGTATCATACTCCTGTTCAAAGCTTCTGAAAAAGTTACCCCTACAAAGGCAGACCCTGCCTTTGTGGGTGAACATGCCGCTTCTTAA
- a CDS encoding DUF4159 domain-containing protein, giving the protein MKSQKNQILTKTLFLCICLGSLLAAGHAMGQVRIAKLKYNGGGDWYANKTSLPNLIAFCNENLNTSIHPEEDVVEVGSEELFLYPFVHMTGHGNVVFSSQEAENLRNYLVAGGFLHIDDNYGLDKFVRLEMKKVFPELEFVEIPFDHPIYHQKYNFDNGLPKIHEHDGKPAQGYGLIYEGRLVCFYSVESDLGDGWEDPSVHNDPEDVRQTALRMGANLVAYAFIIQ; this is encoded by the coding sequence ATGAAAAGCCAGAAAAACCAAATCCTCACTAAAACCTTGTTCCTGTGCATTTGCCTGGGCAGTCTGTTAGCTGCCGGTCATGCGATGGGTCAGGTGCGGATCGCCAAACTTAAGTATAATGGCGGGGGTGACTGGTATGCGAATAAGACGAGCCTGCCAAATCTCATTGCTTTTTGTAATGAAAACCTGAATACTTCCATCCACCCGGAAGAGGATGTGGTGGAAGTGGGCAGCGAGGAGCTGTTTCTCTACCCTTTTGTGCATATGACGGGCCATGGCAACGTGGTTTTCAGCAGCCAGGAAGCAGAGAATCTTCGTAACTATTTAGTAGCCGGCGGCTTTCTGCACATTGACGATAATTACGGCCTGGATAAATTTGTCCGGCTGGAAATGAAGAAGGTGTTTCCGGAACTGGAATTTGTGGAAATACCTTTTGACCACCCTATATATCATCAGAAATACAACTTTGACAATGGCCTGCCTAAAATTCATGAGCATGACGGAAAACCTGCACAGGGTTACGGGCTCATATATGAGGGGCGGCTGGTATGTTTCTATTCCGTAGAGAGTGATCTTGGCGATGGCTGGGAGGACCCTTCGGTTCATAACGACCCTGAAGATGTACGGCAAACAGCCCTTAGAATGGGGGCAAATTTGGTTGCTTATGCTTTTATTATTCAGTAA
- a CDS encoding MBL fold metallo-hydrolase has translation MLRIHHIRNATMAIETEKEVILVDPMLGPAGSFPPFTFIRHKPRKNPVVPFPEDSRKVLDKVTHCLITHRHIDHLDGEGEAFLKKRAIPVTCSVKDEELFRKKGLNVTQALAYRKPAAYLGGTIEGIPARHGYGIVYKMMGNVMGFLIRLPGQPSIYVSSDTIYTDEVKRVLEEERPDISVVAAGGARMDILQPLLMRKEDVIRFVRDAPGKVIANHLEAVNHCPVSREELGGDLNRMGLHGKALIPADGEIMRF, from the coding sequence ATGCTACGTATTCACCACATCCGCAACGCGACAATGGCGATAGAGACTGAAAAAGAGGTAATACTCGTGGACCCGATGCTGGGGCCGGCGGGTTCTTTCCCTCCTTTTACTTTTATCAGACACAAGCCAAGGAAAAACCCTGTCGTACCATTTCCGGAGGATAGCCGGAAGGTATTGGATAAGGTGACTCATTGCCTGATAACGCACAGGCATATAGATCACCTGGATGGTGAGGGGGAGGCATTCCTGAAGAAGCGTGCTATCCCGGTGACGTGTAGTGTGAAGGATGAGGAGCTGTTCCGTAAAAAGGGGCTGAACGTGACACAAGCACTTGCCTACCGGAAGCCTGCGGCTTACCTGGGAGGTACAATAGAAGGAATACCGGCCCGGCACGGGTATGGTATAGTATATAAAATGATGGGAAATGTGATGGGTTTTTTGATAAGGTTACCCGGACAGCCGTCTATTTACGTTAGCTCGGATACGATCTACACGGATGAGGTAAAAAGGGTATTGGAGGAAGAAAGGCCTGATATAAGTGTGGTGGCGGCAGGCGGCGCACGGATGGATATACTACAGCCTCTGCTGATGAGAAAAGAGGATGTGATTCGTTTTGTGAGGGATGCGCCCGGTAAGGTGATCGCTAACCACCTGGAAGCGGTTAATCACTGCCCGGTAAGCCGGGAGGAACTTGGGGGAGACCTGAACAGGATGGGCCTGCATGGTAAAGCACTGATACCGGCGGATGGGGAAATAATGAGGTTTTAA